The following proteins are co-located in the Salvelinus sp. IW2-2015 linkage group LG36, ASM291031v2, whole genome shotgun sequence genome:
- the f5 gene encoding coagulation factor V: MRLHSWKWTHRLLPLLVLFSVLLSHTTAEQHSDRKRYYYIAAVNIDWDYTANEPHRSGPSYRKVVYREYDKGFKQAKTHPSWLGLLGPTIRGQEGETIVVMFKNMADCPYTLHAHGIAYGKQSEGSLYFDNTSQFEKEDDAVPPGGEHTYYWEVTSDVVPRAADPSCLTYTYLSHFDIVKDYNSGLIGTLLICKAGSLDVSGEQVLFHQEYVFLMGVLDESKSWYKPKMDSATATQSHIKHTINGYTNGSVPGLTVCAHTPVSLHLVGMSSEPELFSVHINGQVLQQADHRVSSVGLIAGTATSANMTAVNTGRWLLSSHTSKHLEAGMHGFVEVRSCEGFNPPKRKLTIKQKRESQEWTYYIAAEEVVWDYAPNMPEYIDSDFKFKYLKRSPERIGQKYKKAVYTQYKDATFTERAENKQRKIEVGILGPVIRAQIHDVIKIVFKNMATRPYSIYPHGLTIDKVAEGANYPAGGNQTHGVQPGETHTYVWQVIEEDEPLAGDSQCLTRMYHSAVNTPRDIASGLVGPLLICKSQSLNKRNVQLKSDKEQHAMFTVFDENKSWYLDDNIASYSEPAKVKKEDPEFYKSNVMHTINGYVFESGQLLGFCNGEIVTWHVSSVGEQDYIQTATFYGHTFDLNDQTEDFLSLFPMTGETITMNMDNIGVWLLASMNSHETTKGMRVKFRDVECFRDYVYEYEDETKTDPKVSADFSIWKPMDINEAKDKERKDEVKEKKNKVEIDDYTAGWADFLDLRSIKKKTNETDVEMLDLSMYDYDSVDVPDPDGDANANHTSSSYDAPTNTSLVERETIDGGNFTTKALLNKSIIENVTEALNFTTDQLDSNLNSSSMAETESKNITVNNNSLSFVDSNITSVSTNSTEVTATKASPGPFNNSSKAESERVMQIRGDWATVNSTSKVEALVEELEGRITRGDVFSYSVPLPDPSSNTTEENKGIGANDIVLLGRESTTASSNENGTASNSSQNITNQSESVVSAEVAELIFTLVEEHNMTNFDLETEDSGNITVNGSLDTNTTTEQGNGTYFSDATSTPGNFSSVVPQNGKQPSDIETFSDIVPKQNGTANTSGLNHWNSSEETSSESKKNTAVPDAVVELSSESSEFSNETTDANPAAANLSLSTNQQPDSSSEEILSQSSESSKEEVVIYLRNNRSEVIRTISVDLQGEHWGYEGTHEMVPMEMPDHMTKYIGNELPEPPNTLEPSPTPEMRKPNIKVVHRRQRPRKGYAMKTKKKKEYKPQPPRGRSFSPRGFKPHPITGQTPRGTRPISSEEDFSNKAIVIGVPRPDFSDYDIYVQSEGGDDPDAVLDMAAVSAAEEYEYVDYIDPYKEKEDMHDLTLDENAKYFLKMAGDNVRTYFITAEEVQWDYGGYGQKRMDKAQKTDRSTRFSKVVFRGYLDSTFSTPDIRGEMDEHLGILGPVIKAEVGQTIMVFFRNLASRPYSLHANGVSYTKQTEGLSYDDESKYWYKYDNEVQPNTTYTYLWKVNANVGPTGDDSDCRTWAYYSGVNPEKDINSGLIGPLLVCRKGTLSTKAVDMREFMLLFMTFDESKSWYYEKNHEIMERKNKRARVMDHDFSDNLKFSAINGIIFSLKGLRMYTNQTVRWHLFNMGSPRDLHSVHFHGQTFIHKQTRDHTQAVYPLLPGGFATLEMLPSKPGLWQLESEVGLSQQRGMQTLFLVLDNKCYHPLGLISGSVKDNQITANDKRGYWEPHLARLNNQGKYNAWSTDKAGSWIQVDFQRPVVISQVATQGAKQMFSSHYMVNYTISYSTDKRKWIYYKGDSNEFRMTFTGNQEAHQVKVNTLFPPLICRFIRLHPLHSHNSPMVRMEYYGCELDGCSVPLGMESSRIEDHRITASSTASSWYSGSWQASLARLNTQGTINAWQAKNNNINQWLQVELAQVKKITGIITQGAKSLGTEMYVICYTLEYSDDGLNWMKYTDDDDNMSKTFPGNTDNNGHVKNYIYPPIFSRFIRVIPQSWKTSITLRIELLGCDFE, from the exons ATGAGGCTTCATTCCTGGAAATGGACTCACCGTCTCCTGCCTCTCCTGGTGCTCTTCTCGGTTCTACTGTCCCACACTACAGCAGAGCAGCACTCAGACAGAAAGAGATACTACTATATTGCTGCTGTGAACATAGACTGGGACTACACAGCTAATGAACCACACAG GTCTGGCCCCTCCTATAGGAAAGTGGTGTACAGGGAGTATGACAAGGGATTCAAGCAGGCCAAGACCCATCCTTCCTGGCTAG GGCTCCTTGGGCCCACCATCCGTGGTCAAGAGGGAGAGACCATTGTGGTCATGTTCAAGAACATGGCGGATTGCCCTTACACCCTCCATGCCCACGGGATCGCTTACGGGAAGCAGTCAGAGG GCTCCCTGTACTTTGACAACACGTCTCAATTTGAGAAGGAAGATGATGCGGTGCCCCCTGGAGGTGAACACACATACTACTGGGAGGTGACATCAGACGTTGTCCCCCGGGCCgcagacccctcctgtctcacctACACCTACCTCTCCCACTTTGACATTGTCAAGGACTACAACTCAGGACTGATCGGCACCCTGCTCATCTGTAAAGCag GTAGTCTTGACGTGTCTGGAGAACAGGTGTTGTTCCACCAGGAATACGTCTTCCTCATGGGAGTGTTGGATGAGAGTAAGAGCTGGTATAAGCCAAAGATGGACAGTGCCACTGCCACTCAAAGCCACATCAAACACACAATCAATGGATACACCAACGGATCAGtgccag gTCTGACTGTCTGCGCCCACACCCCTGTCAGCCTGCACCTGGTGGGCATGAGTTCAGAGCCTGAGCTGTTCTCGGTGCACATCAACGGGCAGGTCCTGCAGCAGGCTGACCATCGGGTCTCCTCGGTGGGCCTGATCGCTGGCACTGCCACCAGCGCCAACATGACCGCCGTCAACACGGGCCGCTGGCTCCTCTCCTCACACACCAGCAAGCACCTGGAGG CTGGTATGCATGGCTTTGTAGAAGTGAGGAGCTGCGAGGGCTTTAACCCTCCCAAACGTAAGCTGACCATCAAGCAGAAacgagagagccaggagtggacCTATTATATCGCAGCTGAGGAGGTTGTCTGGGACTACGCACCAAACATGCCAGAATACATTGACAG TGACTTCAAGTTCAAGTATCTGAAGCGAAGCCCAGAGCGTATAGGCCAGAAGTATAAGAAGGCAGTGTACACGCAGTACAAAGATGCCACGTTCACTGAGAGGGCCGAAAACAAACAGAGGAAGATAGAGGTGGGCATCCTTGGCCCTGTCATCAGGGCGCAGATCCATGATGTCATCAAG ATTGTCTTTAAGAACATGGCCACACGGCCGTACAGCATCTACCCACACGGACTGACCATCGACAAAGTAGCAGAGGGGGCCAACTACCCAGCAGGAGGTAACCAGACCCATGGGGTTCAGCCTGGCGAGACGCATACCTATGTGTGGCAGGTGATCGAAGAGGATGAACCTTTGGCAGGCGACTCGCAATGCCTGACCCGTATGTACCACAGTGCAGTGAACACACCCCGAGACATCGCCTCAGGCCTAGTTGGGCCTCTGCTCATCTGCAAGAGCCAGTCCCTCAACAAGCGGAATGTGCAG CTGAAATCAGACAAAGAACAGCACGCCATGTTTACTGTTTTTGATGAGAATAAGAGCTGGTATCTAGATGACAACATTGCATCGTACAGTGAACCAGCAAAGGTCAagaaagaagacccagagttttaTAAATCAAACGTTATGCATA CGATTAACGGTTACGTGTTTGAGAGTGGTCAGCTGCTGGGCTTCTGCAATGGTGAGATTGTGACGTGGCACGTGTCCAGTGTTGGAGAGCAGGACTACATCCAGACTGCAACCTTCTACGGTCACACTTTCGACTTGAACGATCAGACTGAGGACTTCCTCAGCCTGTTCCCCATGACTGGAGAGACCATCACCATGAACATGGATAACATTG GTGTTTGGCTGCTGGCTTCCATGAACTCCCATGAGACCACCAAGGGAATGCGTGTGAAGTTCAGAGACGTGGAGTGCTTCCGAGACTACGTCTATGAGTACGAAGACGAGACAAAGACGGATCCGAAGGTCAGCGCTGACTTCTCCATCTGGAAACCCATGGATATTAACGAGGCGAAAGATAAGGAGAGGAAGGATGAGGTGAAAGAGAAAAAGAATAAGGTGGAGATTGATGATTATACAGCAGGCTGGGCTGATTTTCTGGATCTTAGGTCAATCAAGAAAAAGACGAATGAGACGGACGTGGAGATGTTGGATCTCTCTATGTACGACTACGATAGCGTTGATGTGCCTGATCCCGACGGAGACGCGAATGCAAACCACACCTCATCGTCTTATGATGCACCTACAAACACGTCATTGGTCGAGAGGGAGACGATTGACGGAGGCAACTTTACGACAAAGGCTTTGTTGAACAAGAGCATAATTGAGAATGTAACAGAAGCGCTGAACTTTACTACAGATCAGTTAGACTCAAATCTTAACAGCTCCTCAATGGCTGAGACTGAATCAAAGAACATAACAGTTAATAACAACAGTTTATCATTTGTAGACAGCAACATCACTTCAGTAAGTACCAATAGTACAGAAGTTACAGCAACCAAAGCCTCACCAGGTCCGTTCAACAATAGCTCAAAggctgagagtgagagagtgatgcAGATCAGAGGTGATTGGGCCACTGTGAATAGCACCTCAAAAGTTGAAGCATTAGTGGAAGAGTTGGAGGGAAGGATTACTCGAGGCGATGTCTTCTCTTACTCTGTGCCTCTTCCCGACCCCTCTTCCAACACTACAGAAGAGAACAAGGGGATTGGCGCCAATGATATTGTACTCCTGGGAAGAGAGTCAACAACTGCTTCATCCAATGAAAACGGTACAGCTTCAAATTCATCTCAGAATATAACCAACCAATCAGAGAGTGTGGTGAGTGCTgaagttgcagagttaattttTACCTTGGTGGAAGAACACAACATGACCAACTTTGACCTTGAAACTGAGGATAGTGGTAACATAACCGTGAACGGTTCATtggacaccaacaccaccactgaGCAAGGAAATGGTACCTATTTCTCTGACGCCACGTCCACACCTGGCAACTTCAGCAGTGTGGTGCCACAAAATGGCAAACAACCATCAGACATTGAAACATTCTCTGACATAGTGCCAAAACAAAATGGCACAGCAAACACTTCTGGTTTGAACCACTGGAATTCATCAGAGGAGACTAGTTCTGAGAGTAAAAAGAACACCGCTGTGCCGGATGCCGTTGTAGAGTTGTCCTCAGAAAGCTCAGAATTCTCTAATGAGACTACTGACGCTAATCCTGCTGCGGCAAATCTGtcactgtcaaccaatcagcagcCAGACAGCAGCTCGGAGGAGATTCTATCCCAGAGTTCCGAGAGCTCTAAGGAGGAAGTGGTAATCTACCTGAGAAACAACAGGAGTGAGGTCATCCGCACCATCTCCGTTGACCTGCAGGGGGAGCACTGGGGCTATGAGGGGACACACGAGATGGTCCCAATGGAGATGCCAGATCACATGACGAAATATATTGGAAACGAGCTCCCAGAGCCGCCAAATACGCTGGAACCAAGCCCAACTCCGGAAATGCGGAAACCCAACATCAAGGTCGTCCACCGCAGACAAAGACCCCGTAAAGGCTATGCCATGAAaaccaagaagaagaaggagtACAAACCCCAGCCTCCGAGAGGCCGCAGTTTCTCCCCCAGGGGTTTCAAACCCCATCCTATCACCGGTCAAACCCCCAGAGGGACCCGACCCATTTCCAGCGAGGAGGACTTCTCAAACAAAGCCATTGTGATTGGCGTGCCACGACCTGACTTCAGCGACTATGATATTTATGTCCAGAGTGAGGGCGGTGATGACCCGGATGCTGTCCTAGACATGGCAGCGGTTAGTGCTGCAGAGGAGTATGAGTACGTCGACTACATTGACCCATACAAAGAGAAGGAGGACATGCATGACCTAACTCTGGATGAGAATGCAAAATATTTCCTCAAAATGGCGGGAGATAACGTGAGGACATACTTTATTACTGCGGAGGAGGTGCAGTGGGACTACGGGGGCTATGGACAGAA GAGGATGGATAAGGCACAGAAAACCGACAGGTCCACAAGATTCTCCAAGGTAGTGTTCCGAGGTTACCTGGACAGCACATTCAGCACGCCAGACATCCGGGGGGAGATGGACGAACACCTGGGCATCCTGGGGCCAGTCATCAAGGCAGAGGTTGGACAGACCATAATG GTATTTTTCAGGAACCTGGCTAGCCGCCCGTACTCCTTGCACGCCAATGGGGTTTCCTACACCAAGCAGACAGAGGGGTTGTCCTACGATGACGAGTCCAAGTACTGGTACAAGTATGACAACGAGGTCCAGCCCAACACCACATACACATACCTCTGGAAGGTCAACGCCAATGTCGGACCCACCGGAGACGACTCTGACTGTCGCACCTGGGCCTACTACTCTGGGGTTAACCCT GAGAAAGATATAAACTCTGGTCTGATTGGGCCATTGCTGGTGTGTCGTAAGGGCACTCTGAGCACGAAGGCAGTGGACATGAGGGAGTTCATGCTCCTCTTCATGACCTTCGATGAGTCCAAGAGCTGGTACTACGAGAAGAACCATGAGATAATGGAGAGGAAGAACAAACGAGCCAGGGTGATGGACCATGACTTCAGCGATAACCTCAAGTTCAGCG CCATCAACGGAATCATATTCAGTCTGAAGGGTCTGAGGATGTACACTAACCAGACGGTCCGCTGGCACCTCTTCAACATGGGATCTCCCAGAGACCTCCACAGTGTTCACTTCCACGGCCAGACCTTCATCCACAAACAGACCAGGGACCACACCCAGGCTGTCTACCCACTGCTGCCTG GGGGCTTTGCAACTCTGGAGATGTTGCCATCCAAGCCGGGGCTGTGGCAGCTGGAGTCAGAGGTTGGACTCTCCcaacagagagggatgcagacCCTCTTCCTGGTTCTAGATAATA AGTGTTACCATCCACTGGGTCTGATTTCTGGGAGCGTCAAAGACAACCAGATCACAGCGAACGACAAAAGAG GCTACTGGGAGCCCCATCTGGCCAGACTGAACAACCAAGGCAAATACAATGCATGGAGTACAGACAAGGCAGGCAGCTGGATACAG GTAGACTTTCAGAGGCCCGTGGTGATCAGTCAGGTAGCGACACAGGGCGCCAAGCAGATGTTCTCCTCCCACTACATGGTCAACTACACCATATCCTACAGCACGGACAAGAGGAAGTGGATCTACTACAAGGGAGACAGCAACGAGTTCAGGATG ACGTTCACTGGTAACCAGGAAGCTCATCAGGTGAAGGTCAAcaccctcttccctcccctgaTTTGTCGGTTTATCAGACTTCACCCTCTCCACTCCCACAACTCGCCCATGGTCCGCATGGAGTACTACGGCTGTGAGCTGGACG GTTGCTCAGTGCCCCTGGGTATGGAGAGCAGTCGGATAGAGGACCATCGTATCACTGCCAGCTCTACAGCCTCCAGCTGGTACTCTGGTTCCTGGCAAGCCTCACTGGCACGACTCAACACACAGGGCACCATCAACGCATGGCAGGCCAAG AATAACAACATAAACCAGTGGCTGCAGGTGGAGCTGGCCCAGGTAAAGAAGATCACAGGTATCATAACGCAGGGGGCCAAGTCCCTGGGCACGGAGATGTACGTCATCTGCTACACTCTGGAGTACAGCGATGATGGACTAAACTGGATGAAGTACACTGACGATGATGACAACATGTCAAAG ACTTTCCCCGGCAACACGGATAACAATGGCCATGTGAAGAACTACATCTATCCTCCAATCTTCTCTCGCTTTATCAGAGTCATCCCTCAGAGCTGGAAGACCTCCATCACGCTCAGGATAGAACTGCTGGGCTGTGACTTTGaatga
- the slc35a5 gene encoding UDP-sugar transporter protein SLC35A5 isoform X1: MASCRLCSRLCPRLCSRSSAYTLALGLGFVTLGTSRILLLKFSANTQNKYDFLPASVNLLAEGLKLLFCLGMSLRVMVREGRSCRELGCSSGSAFLSFMKWSVPAFLYFLDNLIIFYVMTYLQPAMAVLFSNFVILTTAILFRVVLKRRLSWVQWASLVILFLSIVSLTTGSGGSQRAIAMPGLHPSPLSPPTNSCLLYTQLEEQRRNESNSSTWSSVLPGQAEAWXGRLMGTLRSLGMGHILLVLQCFISSMANIYNEKILKEGDQLQESIFIQNSKLYMFGMLFNGLTLGLGGEARGLTVHCGLLYGHNVYSLGLVLVTAALGLSVAFILKFRDNMFHVLTGQITTVLVTALSLFLFDFHPSLDFFLQAPVVLLAIFVYNASRPKDPEYVLQREKLRVINGEVLQRSRGDGEELERLTKPNTDSESEEESV; the protein is encoded by the exons ATGGCGTCCTGCCGGCTGTGCTCCAGACTGTGTCCCAGGCTGTGCTCCCGCTCCTCAGCGTACACTCTGGCCCTGGGCTTGGGCTTCGTCACCCTGGGCACCTCTCGCATCCTGCTGCTCAAGTTCTCTGCCAACACAC AGAACAAGTATGACTTCCTCCCTGCGTCTGTCAACCTGCTGGCAGAGGGGCTCAAGCTGCTCTTCTGTCTTGGCATGTCTCTCAGAGTCATGGTCAGAG AGGGTCGTTCATGTCGAGAGCTGGGCTGCTCCTCGGGCTCTGCCTTCCTGAGTTTCATGAAGTGGTCCGTCCCCGCCTTCCTTTACTTTCTGGATAACCTCATCATTTTCTACGTCATGACCTACCTACAGCct GCCATGGCTGTGTTGTTCTCTAATTTTGTCATCCTGACCACAGCTATCCTGTTCAGAGTTGTGCTGAA GAGACGCCTGTCCTGGGTGCAGTGGGCCTCCCTGGTCATCCTTTTCCTGTCCATTGTCTCCTTGACGACGGGGTCGGGAGGCAGCCAACGGGCCATAGCGATGCCGGGCCTCCACCCCAGCCCCCTCTCCCCACCCACCAACAGCTGCCTGCTCTACACACAGCTAGAGGAGCAACGAAGGAACGAAAG taaCTCCAGCACATGGAGCTCAGTGCTGCCGGGACAGGCTGAGGCGTGGCRGGGGAGGCTGATGGGGACTCTGCGCTCTCTGGGCATGGGTCACATCCTCCTGGTGCTCCAGTGTTTTATCTCCTCCATGGCCAACATCTACAACGAGAAGATCCTCAAGGAGGGAGACCAGCTCCAAGAGAGCATCTTCATCCAGAACAGCAAACT GTACATGTTTGGCATGCTGTTCAACGGTCTGACTCTGGGTCTAGGGGGCGAGGCGAGGGGTCTAACTGTCCACTGTGGCCTCCTCTACGGTCACAACGTCTACTCACTGGGACTGGTGCTGGTCACTG CTGCCCTGGGCCTGTCGGTGGCGTTTATCTTGAAGTTCAGAGACAACATGTTCCACGTGCTGACCGGCCAGATCACTACAGTCCTGGTCACGGCcctgtccctcttcctctttgACTTCCACCCCTCGCTGGACTTCTTCCTGCAGGCGCCCGTGGTGCTGCTCGCCATCTTTGTCTACAACGCCAGCCGGCCCAAAGACCCTGAGTACGTCCTGCAGCGCGAGAAGCTGCGCGTCATTAACGGAGAGGTGCTGCAGAGGTCACGAGGG gaTGGGGAGGAGCTGGAGAGGCTGACCAAGCCAAACACAGACAGTGAATCAGAGGAGGAGTCTGTCTAG
- the slc35a5 gene encoding UDP-sugar transporter protein SLC35A5 isoform X2 yields the protein MASCRLCSRLCPRLCSRSSAYTLALGLGFVTLGTSRILLLKFSANTQNKYDFLPASVNLLAEGLKLLFCLGMSLRVMVREGRSCRELGCSSGSAFLSFMKWSVPAFLYFLDNLIIFYVMTYLQPAMAVLFSNFVILTTAILFRVVLKRRLSWVQWASLVILFLSIVSLTTGSGGSQRAIAMPGLHPSPLSPPTNSCLLYTQLEEQRRNESNSSTWSSVLPGQAEAWXGRLMGTLRSLGMGHILLVLQCFISSMANIYNEKILKEGDQLQESIFIQNSKLYMFGMLFNGLTLGLGGEARGLTVHCGLLYGHNVYSLGLVLVTAALGLSVAFILKFRDNMFHVLTGQITTVLVTALSLFLFDFHPSLDFFLQAPVVLLAIFVYNASRPKDPEYVLQREKLRVINGEVLQRSRGILHGF from the exons ATGGCGTCCTGCCGGCTGTGCTCCAGACTGTGTCCCAGGCTGTGCTCCCGCTCCTCAGCGTACACTCTGGCCCTGGGCTTGGGCTTCGTCACCCTGGGCACCTCTCGCATCCTGCTGCTCAAGTTCTCTGCCAACACAC AGAACAAGTATGACTTCCTCCCTGCGTCTGTCAACCTGCTGGCAGAGGGGCTCAAGCTGCTCTTCTGTCTTGGCATGTCTCTCAGAGTCATGGTCAGAG AGGGTCGTTCATGTCGAGAGCTGGGCTGCTCCTCGGGCTCTGCCTTCCTGAGTTTCATGAAGTGGTCCGTCCCCGCCTTCCTTTACTTTCTGGATAACCTCATCATTTTCTACGTCATGACCTACCTACAGCct GCCATGGCTGTGTTGTTCTCTAATTTTGTCATCCTGACCACAGCTATCCTGTTCAGAGTTGTGCTGAA GAGACGCCTGTCCTGGGTGCAGTGGGCCTCCCTGGTCATCCTTTTCCTGTCCATTGTCTCCTTGACGACGGGGTCGGGAGGCAGCCAACGGGCCATAGCGATGCCGGGCCTCCACCCCAGCCCCCTCTCCCCACCCACCAACAGCTGCCTGCTCTACACACAGCTAGAGGAGCAACGAAGGAACGAAAG taaCTCCAGCACATGGAGCTCAGTGCTGCCGGGACAGGCTGAGGCGTGGCRGGGGAGGCTGATGGGGACTCTGCGCTCTCTGGGCATGGGTCACATCCTCCTGGTGCTCCAGTGTTTTATCTCCTCCATGGCCAACATCTACAACGAGAAGATCCTCAAGGAGGGAGACCAGCTCCAAGAGAGCATCTTCATCCAGAACAGCAAACT GTACATGTTTGGCATGCTGTTCAACGGTCTGACTCTGGGTCTAGGGGGCGAGGCGAGGGGTCTAACTGTCCACTGTGGCCTCCTCTACGGTCACAACGTCTACTCACTGGGACTGGTGCTGGTCACTG CTGCCCTGGGCCTGTCGGTGGCGTTTATCTTGAAGTTCAGAGACAACATGTTCCACGTGCTGACCGGCCAGATCACTACAGTCCTGGTCACGGCcctgtccctcttcctctttgACTTCCACCCCTCGCTGGACTTCTTCCTGCAGGCGCCCGTGGTGCTGCTCGCCATCTTTGTCTACAACGCCAGCCGGCCCAAAGACCCTGAGTACGTCCTGCAGCGCGAGAAGCTGCGCGTCATTAACGGAGAGGTGCTGCAGAGGTCACGAGGG ATTCTACATGGTTTTTAA